One Lucilia cuprina isolate Lc7/37 chromosome 4, ASM2204524v1, whole genome shotgun sequence DNA segment encodes these proteins:
- the LOC111679494 gene encoding myosin heavy chain 95F isoform X2, translated as MDTQLVWARDPVEGYIQCQISEIGAKEFEVTPLDRKYPKRSCAVEDIFSSCDGPQDHDDNCELMLLNEATFLDNLKTRYYKDKIYTYVANILIAVNPYRDLNDLYAPATIKKYNGRSLGELPPHVFAIADKAIRDMRVYKASQSIIVSGESGAGKTESTKYLLKYLCHSHDSAGPIEQKILDANPVLEAFGNAKTTRNNNSSRFGKFIEVHYDGKTQVVGGYISHYLLEKSRICTQSAEERNYHVFYMLLAGAPQQLRDKLSLGKPDDYRYLSGCTQYFANSKTEQLIPATQKSKHHTQKGPLKDPIIDDYNHFQNLDKALGRLGLSEAQKLEIYSLVAACLHLGNISFEEIPDDARGGCQVSDSSEKSLTITCRLLGVDPDELRQALVSRVMQSKGGGFKGTVIMVPLKIYEASNARDALAKAIYSRLFDRIVALINQSIPFQASNYYIGVLDIAGFEYFTVNSFEQFCINYCNEKLQKFFNDNILKNEQELYKREGLNVPEITFTDNQDIIELIESKGNGIYTLLDEESKLPKPSAVHFTSEVHKAWSNHYRLGLPRSSRLKAHRTLRDEEGFLVRHFAGAVCYNTEQFIEKNNDALHASLEGLVQECENTLLKSLFPSGSSNATRGKLNFISVGSKFKTQLAELMEKLEKNGTNFIRCIKPNSKMIDREFEGGLALAQLKCSGTISVLELMEHGYPSRVPFADLYNMYKSLLPPELAKLPARTFCEAMLQSLNLSSRDFKFGITKVFFRPGKFIEFDRIMKSDTENLLAIVAKVKKWLIRSRWVKSTLGALCVIKLRNRIKYRNKCVLIMQSTVRGYLARKHHRPRYQGISKINKIRFNAQKTVEIAGGLKRGREEILAEVSDINRQIDDAIRKIKVNDKITTREIDGLYTNVMANMNKITVDLNTKLKEQQQAEEQERLRKIQEALEAERRAKEEEERRYREEEENKKLKAEMEARRKAEEVQRLRQEEEDRKAALALQAQLEKEAQDDAKFRQQLEQERRDHELALRLANETNGQVEDSPPVIRNGQMDATLMGQNKLISFTRGVSNFASRYLNNKSENVRAQQQALGKQKYDLSKWKYSELRDAINTSCDIELLEACRQEFHRRLKVYHAWKAKNRKRTTMDENERAPKSVMEAASKAPPLVQPKQEITTAQHRYFRIPFMRANAPENTKRGLWYAHFDGQWIARQMELHADKPPILLTAGIDDMQMCELSLEETGLTRKRGAEILEHEFNREWEKHGGKPYKNLGAK; from the exons ATGGACACACAACTTGTGTGGGCCCGTGATCCGGTTGAAGGTTATATACAGTGTCAAATATCGGAAATCGGTGCTAAGGAATTTGAAGTTACACCCTTGGATCGTAAATATCCAAAACGTTCATGTGCCGTAGAGGATATATTTTCATCGTGCGATGGACCACAGGATCATGATGATAATT gCGAACTTATGCTTCTTAATGAAGCCACATTTTTGGACAATTTAAAAACCCGTTACTATAAAGATAAAATCTAT ACCTATGTGGCCAATATATTAATAGCTGTAAATCCTTATCGTGATTTAAATGATCTCTATGCACCTgccacaattaaaaaatataatggaCGTTCCTTGGGTGAATTGCCACCTCATGTTTTTGCCATAG CCGACAAAGCTATACGTGATATGCGCGTATATAAAGCTTCTCAATCGATTATCGTTTCGGGTGAGTCGGGTGCTGGTAAAACGgaatcaacaaaatatttacttaaatatttgtgtCATTCACACGATAGTGCTGGTCCTATAGAGCAGAAAATCTTAGATG CTAATCCCGTTCTAGAGGCATTCGGTAATGCGAAAACTACACGCAATAACAATTCGTCTCGTTTTGGCAAATTCATTGAGGTTCATTATGATGGTAAAACTCAAGTTGTTGGCGGTTATATTTCACATTATTTACTGGAAAAAAGTCGTATTTGTACGCAAAGCGCTGAGGAACGTAACTATCATGTGTTCTATATGTTGTTGGCGGGGGCACCTCAACAATTGCGTGATAAATTAAGCTTAGGCAAACCAGATGATTATCGG TATCTTTCCGGCTGCACACAATACTTTGCCAACAGTAAGACGGAACAATTAATACCGGctacacaaaaatcaaaacacCACACACAAAAAGGTCCACTAAAAGATCCCATTATCGATGACTAcaatcattttcaaaatttggatAAAGCATTGGGACGTCTGGGTCTTAGTGAAGCTCAAAAATTGGAAATATATTCGCTGGTAGCCGCTTGCCTACATTTGGGTAATATTTCATTTGAAGAAATACCCGATGATGCCAGAGGAGGCTGTCAAGTGTCAGATTCATCTGAAAAATCATTAACCATTACTTGCCGTTTGTTGGGTGTTGATCCCGATGAACTAAGACAGGCTTTAGTATCACGGGTTATGCAAAGCAAGGGAGGTGGCTTTAAGGGCACTGTTATCAT GGTCCCCTTGAAAATCTATGAAGCTTCCAATGCTCGTGATGCTTTAGCTAAAGCCATTTACAGCCGTTTATTCGATCGTATTGTGGCGTTAATCAATCAAAGCATACCCTTCCAAGCTTCCAATTACTATATAGGTGTTCTGGATATAGCCGGTTTTGAATATTTCACCGTCAATTCATTTGAACAATTTTGCATTAATTATTGCAATGAAAAATTGCAGAAATTCTTCAAtgacaatattttgaaaaatgaacaAGAACTTTATAAACGTGAAGGTTTAAATGTTCCTGAAATCACATTTACCGATAATCAAGATATTATCGAATTAATAGAATCCAAGGGAAATGGTATCTACACTTTACTGGATGAAGAAAGTAAGCTGCCTAAACCCTCAGCGGTACATTTCACCAGTGAGGTGCACAAAGCTTGGTCCAATCATTATCGTTTGGGTTTGCCACGATCCTCAAGACTTAAGGCTCATCGTACTTTAAGGGATGAGGAAGGTTTCTTAGTGCGTCATTTTGCCGGAGCTGTTTGTTATAATACCGAACAGTTTATAGAGAAAAATAATGATGCTTTACATGCTTCCTTAGAGGGTTTAGTTCAGGAATGTGAAAATACTCTACTAAAATCATTATTTCCTTCGGGTAGCAGCAATGCCACTAGAGGTAAACTGAATTTTATCTCAGTTGGCTCGAAATTCAAGACACAATTGGCTGAATTAATGGAAAAATTGGAAAAGAAT GGTACCAATTTCATACGTTGTATCAAGCCCAATAGCAAAATGATTGATCGTGAATTTGAGGGAGGTTTAGCTTTGGCTCAACTAAAATGTTCTGGCACCATATCCGTTTTAGAGCTTATGGAACATGGTTATCCATCACGTGTACCCTTTGCCGATCTCTATAACATGTATAAATCTCTACTGCCACCCGAATTGGCCAAATTACCAGCACGTACTTTCTGTGAAGCCATGTTACAGTCTTTGAATCTCAGTTCAAGAGATTTTAAATTTGGCATTACTAAAGTATTCTTCCGGCCGggtaaatttatagaatttgaTCGTATCATGAAATCGGACACAGAAAATCTGCTAGCCATTGTGGCTAAGGTTAAGAAATGGTTAATACGTTCCAGATGGGTTAAGTCCACCTTGGGAGCTTTATGTGTTATAAAAT TACGTAATCGCATTAAGTATCGCAATAAATGTGTTTTGATTATGCAGAGCACTGTACGTGGATATTTGGCACGCAAACATCATCGTCCTCGTTATCAGGGTATttcgaaaattaataaaattcgtTTTAATGCTCAAAAAACTGTCGAAATTGCTGGTGGTCTGAAAAGAGGCCGTGAGGAAATTTTAGCAGAGGTGTCGGATATAAATCGTCAAATTGATGATGCTATACGCAAAATTAAG gttaatgataaaattacCACCCGAGAAATTGATGGACTTTATACAAATGTCATGGCTAATATGAATAAAATCACTGTGGACTTAAATACTAAACTTAAG GAACAACAGCAAGCCGAAGAGCAAGAACGTTTACGTAAGATTCAAGAAGCTTTGGAAGCAGAACGTCGTGCCAAAGAAGAAGAGGAACGTCGTTATCGtgaagaagaagaaaacaaaaagct TAAAGCCGAAATGGAAGCCAGACGCAAAGCCGAAGAGGTACAACGTTTACGGCAAGAAGAAGAGGATCGTAAAGCAGCCTTAGCTTTGCAGGCACAATTAGAAAAGGAAGCTCAAGATGATGCCAAATTTAGGCAACAACTAGAGCAAGAACGTAGAGATCATGAATTGGCTTTACGTTTGGCCAATGAAACAAATGGTCAAGTGGAAGACAGTCCACCGGTGATAAGAAA TGGTCAAATGGATGCAACTTTAATGGGTCAAAATAAACTTATCAG ttttacaagaGGCGTTTCTAATTTTGCCTCtcgttatttaaacaataa ATCGGAAAATGTTCGTGCCCAACAGCAGGCTTTGGGTAAACAGAAATATGATTTGTCAAAATGGAAATATTCAGAATTACGTGATGCAATTAATACATCCTGTGATATTGAATTGTTAGAG GCTTGCCGTCAAGAATTCCATCGTCGTTTGAAGGTCTATCATGCCTGGAAGGCAAAGAATCGTAAACGTACTACCATGGACGAAAACGAAAGAGCTCCAAAAAGTGTCATGGAAGCGG CTTCGAAAGCACCACCACTGGTACAGCCTAAACAAGAAATTACAACTGCCCAACATCGCTATTTCCGTATACCATTTATGAGAGCAAATGCACCTGAAAATA CTAAACGTGGTCTGTGGTATGCTCATTTTGATGGTCAATGGATTGCCAGGCAAATGGAACTACATGCTGATAAACCACCAATACTTCTAACAGCTG GTATCGATGATATGCAAATGTGCGAATTAAGTTTGGAAGAGACCGGCTTAACGCGTAAACGTGGCGCCGAAATTCTGGAACATGAATTTAATCGTGAATGGGAAAAGCATGGTGGTAAAccatataaaaatttaggtgctaaataa
- the LOC111679494 gene encoding myosin heavy chain 95F isoform X4, translating into MDFYTNKTKKVDVRKMDTQLVWARDPVEGYIQCQISEIGAKEFEVTPLDRKYPKRSCAVEDIFSSCDGPQDHDDNCELMLLNEATFLDNLKTRYYKDKIYTYVANILIAVNPYRDLNDLYAPATIKKYNGRSLGELPPHVFAIADKAIRDMRVYKASQSIIVSGESGAGKTESTKYLLKYLCHSHDSAGPIEQKILDANPVLEAFGNAKTTRNNNSSRFGKFIEVHYDGKTQVVGGYISHYLLEKSRICTQSAEERNYHVFYMLLAGAPQQLRDKLSLGKPDDYRYLSGCTQYFANSKTEQLIPATQKSKHHTQKGPLKDPIIDDYNHFQNLDKALGRLGLSEAQKLEIYSLVAACLHLGNISFEEIPDDARGGCQVSDSSEKSLTITCRLLGVDPDELRQALVSRVMQSKGGGFKGTVIMVPLKIYEASNARDALAKAIYSRLFDRIVALINQSIPFQASNYYIGVLDIAGFEYFTVNSFEQFCINYCNEKLQKFFNDNILKNEQELYKREGLNVPEITFTDNQDIIELIESKGNGIYTLLDEESKLPKPSAVHFTSEVHKAWSNHYRLGLPRSSRLKAHRTLRDEEGFLVRHFAGAVCYNTEQFIEKNNDALHASLEGLVQECENTLLKSLFPSGSSNATRGKLNFISVGSKFKTQLAELMEKLEKNGTNFIRCIKPNSKMIDREFEGGLALAQLKCSGTISVLELMEHGYPSRVPFADLYNMYKSLLPPELAKLPARTFCEAMLQSLNLSSRDFKFGITKVFFRPGKFIEFDRIMKSDTENLLAIVAKVKKWLIRSRWVKSTLGALCVIKLRNRIKYRNKCVLIMQSTVRGYLARKHHRPRYQGISKINKIRFNAQKTVEIAGGLKRGREEILAEVSDINRQIDDAIRKIKVNDKITTREIDGLYTNVMANMNKITVDLNTKLKEQQQAEEQERLRKIQEALEAERRAKEEEERRYREEEENKKLKAEMEARRKAEEVQRLRQEEEDRKAALALQAQLEKEAQDDAKFRQQLEQERRDHELALRLANETNGQVEDSPPVIRKSENVRAQQQALGKQKYDLSKWKYSELRDAINTSCDIELLEACRQEFHRRLKVYHAWKAKNRKRTTMDENERAPKSVMEAASKAPPLVQPKQEITTAQHRYFRIPFMRANAPENTKRGLWYAHFDGQWIARQMELHADKPPILLTAGIDDMQMCELSLEETGLTRKRGAEILEHEFNREWEKHGGKPYKNLGAK; encoded by the exons TACGCAAAATGGACACACAACTTGTGTGGGCCCGTGATCCGGTTGAAGGTTATATACAGTGTCAAATATCGGAAATCGGTGCTAAGGAATTTGAAGTTACACCCTTGGATCGTAAATATCCAAAACGTTCATGTGCCGTAGAGGATATATTTTCATCGTGCGATGGACCACAGGATCATGATGATAATT gCGAACTTATGCTTCTTAATGAAGCCACATTTTTGGACAATTTAAAAACCCGTTACTATAAAGATAAAATCTAT ACCTATGTGGCCAATATATTAATAGCTGTAAATCCTTATCGTGATTTAAATGATCTCTATGCACCTgccacaattaaaaaatataatggaCGTTCCTTGGGTGAATTGCCACCTCATGTTTTTGCCATAG CCGACAAAGCTATACGTGATATGCGCGTATATAAAGCTTCTCAATCGATTATCGTTTCGGGTGAGTCGGGTGCTGGTAAAACGgaatcaacaaaatatttacttaaatatttgtgtCATTCACACGATAGTGCTGGTCCTATAGAGCAGAAAATCTTAGATG CTAATCCCGTTCTAGAGGCATTCGGTAATGCGAAAACTACACGCAATAACAATTCGTCTCGTTTTGGCAAATTCATTGAGGTTCATTATGATGGTAAAACTCAAGTTGTTGGCGGTTATATTTCACATTATTTACTGGAAAAAAGTCGTATTTGTACGCAAAGCGCTGAGGAACGTAACTATCATGTGTTCTATATGTTGTTGGCGGGGGCACCTCAACAATTGCGTGATAAATTAAGCTTAGGCAAACCAGATGATTATCGG TATCTTTCCGGCTGCACACAATACTTTGCCAACAGTAAGACGGAACAATTAATACCGGctacacaaaaatcaaaacacCACACACAAAAAGGTCCACTAAAAGATCCCATTATCGATGACTAcaatcattttcaaaatttggatAAAGCATTGGGACGTCTGGGTCTTAGTGAAGCTCAAAAATTGGAAATATATTCGCTGGTAGCCGCTTGCCTACATTTGGGTAATATTTCATTTGAAGAAATACCCGATGATGCCAGAGGAGGCTGTCAAGTGTCAGATTCATCTGAAAAATCATTAACCATTACTTGCCGTTTGTTGGGTGTTGATCCCGATGAACTAAGACAGGCTTTAGTATCACGGGTTATGCAAAGCAAGGGAGGTGGCTTTAAGGGCACTGTTATCAT GGTCCCCTTGAAAATCTATGAAGCTTCCAATGCTCGTGATGCTTTAGCTAAAGCCATTTACAGCCGTTTATTCGATCGTATTGTGGCGTTAATCAATCAAAGCATACCCTTCCAAGCTTCCAATTACTATATAGGTGTTCTGGATATAGCCGGTTTTGAATATTTCACCGTCAATTCATTTGAACAATTTTGCATTAATTATTGCAATGAAAAATTGCAGAAATTCTTCAAtgacaatattttgaaaaatgaacaAGAACTTTATAAACGTGAAGGTTTAAATGTTCCTGAAATCACATTTACCGATAATCAAGATATTATCGAATTAATAGAATCCAAGGGAAATGGTATCTACACTTTACTGGATGAAGAAAGTAAGCTGCCTAAACCCTCAGCGGTACATTTCACCAGTGAGGTGCACAAAGCTTGGTCCAATCATTATCGTTTGGGTTTGCCACGATCCTCAAGACTTAAGGCTCATCGTACTTTAAGGGATGAGGAAGGTTTCTTAGTGCGTCATTTTGCCGGAGCTGTTTGTTATAATACCGAACAGTTTATAGAGAAAAATAATGATGCTTTACATGCTTCCTTAGAGGGTTTAGTTCAGGAATGTGAAAATACTCTACTAAAATCATTATTTCCTTCGGGTAGCAGCAATGCCACTAGAGGTAAACTGAATTTTATCTCAGTTGGCTCGAAATTCAAGACACAATTGGCTGAATTAATGGAAAAATTGGAAAAGAAT GGTACCAATTTCATACGTTGTATCAAGCCCAATAGCAAAATGATTGATCGTGAATTTGAGGGAGGTTTAGCTTTGGCTCAACTAAAATGTTCTGGCACCATATCCGTTTTAGAGCTTATGGAACATGGTTATCCATCACGTGTACCCTTTGCCGATCTCTATAACATGTATAAATCTCTACTGCCACCCGAATTGGCCAAATTACCAGCACGTACTTTCTGTGAAGCCATGTTACAGTCTTTGAATCTCAGTTCAAGAGATTTTAAATTTGGCATTACTAAAGTATTCTTCCGGCCGggtaaatttatagaatttgaTCGTATCATGAAATCGGACACAGAAAATCTGCTAGCCATTGTGGCTAAGGTTAAGAAATGGTTAATACGTTCCAGATGGGTTAAGTCCACCTTGGGAGCTTTATGTGTTATAAAAT TACGTAATCGCATTAAGTATCGCAATAAATGTGTTTTGATTATGCAGAGCACTGTACGTGGATATTTGGCACGCAAACATCATCGTCCTCGTTATCAGGGTATttcgaaaattaataaaattcgtTTTAATGCTCAAAAAACTGTCGAAATTGCTGGTGGTCTGAAAAGAGGCCGTGAGGAAATTTTAGCAGAGGTGTCGGATATAAATCGTCAAATTGATGATGCTATACGCAAAATTAAG gttaatgataaaattacCACCCGAGAAATTGATGGACTTTATACAAATGTCATGGCTAATATGAATAAAATCACTGTGGACTTAAATACTAAACTTAAG GAACAACAGCAAGCCGAAGAGCAAGAACGTTTACGTAAGATTCAAGAAGCTTTGGAAGCAGAACGTCGTGCCAAAGAAGAAGAGGAACGTCGTTATCGtgaagaagaagaaaacaaaaagct TAAAGCCGAAATGGAAGCCAGACGCAAAGCCGAAGAGGTACAACGTTTACGGCAAGAAGAAGAGGATCGTAAAGCAGCCTTAGCTTTGCAGGCACAATTAGAAAAGGAAGCTCAAGATGATGCCAAATTTAGGCAACAACTAGAGCAAGAACGTAGAGATCATGAATTGGCTTTACGTTTGGCCAATGAAACAAATGGTCAAGTGGAAGACAGTCCACCGGTGATAAGAAA ATCGGAAAATGTTCGTGCCCAACAGCAGGCTTTGGGTAAACAGAAATATGATTTGTCAAAATGGAAATATTCAGAATTACGTGATGCAATTAATACATCCTGTGATATTGAATTGTTAGAG GCTTGCCGTCAAGAATTCCATCGTCGTTTGAAGGTCTATCATGCCTGGAAGGCAAAGAATCGTAAACGTACTACCATGGACGAAAACGAAAGAGCTCCAAAAAGTGTCATGGAAGCGG CTTCGAAAGCACCACCACTGGTACAGCCTAAACAAGAAATTACAACTGCCCAACATCGCTATTTCCGTATACCATTTATGAGAGCAAATGCACCTGAAAATA CTAAACGTGGTCTGTGGTATGCTCATTTTGATGGTCAATGGATTGCCAGGCAAATGGAACTACATGCTGATAAACCACCAATACTTCTAACAGCTG GTATCGATGATATGCAAATGTGCGAATTAAGTTTGGAAGAGACCGGCTTAACGCGTAAACGTGGCGCCGAAATTCTGGAACATGAATTTAATCGTGAATGGGAAAAGCATGGTGGTAAAccatataaaaatttaggtgctaaataa